In Bombyx mori chromosome 11, ASM3026992v2, one genomic interval encodes:
- the LOC101738947 gene encoding TOM1-like protein 2 isoform X1 gives MSFFGVGNPFSTPVGQKIEQATDGALPSENWALNMEICDIINSSTDGPKDAIKAIRKRLTTSAGKNYTVVMYTLTVLETCVKNCGKPFHVLVCNKEFISELVKLIGPKNDPPTVVQDKVLSLIQCWADAFQNQAELQGVGQVYNELRTKGVEFPMTDLDAMAPIFTPQRSVPDGVEQVGSPQRSVLPQNSPSRTTPEQITTQVTLSDSQTNKLRADLAVVEGNMAVMNDMLNELTARPQATRHDSDVELLNELADTLRAMQSRVAELIARVAADGALTAELLHANDRLHNLLLRHARFLNNRSAAAAGAGPTPSAILGAAMGVPGAAPTSPKKQEDDALIDLSDDVPDIAKLSVTDTQAEKSPSSSKDEFDMFAQSRNITYETSKTGTSSYADNLEDQTTTSLASAASHRATQGQPLPTEIDEREIDEISAWLAQEKAASESVHESVTSSDFDKFLAERAAAAEQLPDISDRSPRHRHINKDDQDSRFAL, from the exons atgtcgTTTTTTGGTGTAGGGAATCCCTTTTCTACGCCGGTGGGTCAAAAAATTG AACAAGCCACAGATGGCGCATTACCATCTGAAAATTGGGCTCTGAACATGGAAATATGCGATATAATAAACAGCAGTACGGACGGACCTAAAGATgccattaaagcaataagaaaaaggtTGACTACAAGCGCTGGGAAGAACTACACAGTGGTGATGTACACGCTGACTGTCCTGGAAACATGCGTAAAAAACTGTGGAAAGCCGTTCCATGTTCTCGTCTGCAATAAGGAATTTATATCAGAGTTG GTAAAATTGATTGGCCCCAAAAATGATCCGCCGACGGTGGTGCAAGACAAAGTATTGAGCCTCATCCAATGTTGGGCCGATGCCTTCCAGAACCAAGCTGAATTACAG GGAGTCGGTCAAGTGTACAACGAGCTTCGCACCAAAGGTGTTGAATTTCCGATGACCGACTTAGACGCCATGGCCCCGATTTTCACGCCACAGCGG AGTGTCCCGGATGGCGTTGAACAAGTTGGTTCCCCTCAGCGCTCCGTCTTGCCGCAGAACTCTCCTAGCAGGACAACTCCGGAACAGATCACT ACTCAGGTGACGCTGAGCGACAGTCAGACCAACAAGCTGCGCGCCGACCTCGCCGTGGTGGAGGGGAACATGGCCGTCATGAACGACATGCTCAACGAGCTCACCGCCCGGCCGCAAGCAACGCGACACGACAGCGACGTCGAGCTTCTGAAC GAGCTAGCGGACACGCTGCGTGCCATGCAGAGCCGCGTCGCCGAGCTCATAGCGCGCGTGGCGGCCGACGGCGCGCTCACCGCCGAGCTGCTGCACGCCAACGACCGCCTGCACAACCTGCTGCTGCGCCACGCGCGCTTCCTCAACAATAG GTCTGCAGCGGCGGCGGGCGCGGGGCCCACTCCGTCCGCCATCCTCGGCGCCGCCATGGGCGTGCCCGGCGCGGCGCCTACGTCAC CAAAGAAACAAGAGGATGACGCCTTGATCGACCTAAGCGACGACGTCCCTGATATTGCGAAGCTGA gcGTAACGGATACTCAAGCAGAAAAGTCTCCGAGCAGCTCGAAGGATGAATTCGACATGTTCGCTCAATCGAGGAACATCACTTATGAAACCTCGAAGACagg TACCAGCAGCTACGCCGATAACTTAGAAGACCAAACCACGACGAGCTTGGCCTCCGCCGCCAGCCACCGAGCCACACAGGGCCAACCTCTG CCGACGGAAATCGATGAGAGGGAGATAGACGAGATATCTGCCTGGCTGGCGCAGGAGAAG GCGGCTTCCGAGAGCGTCCACGAGAGCGTGACCAGTAGCGACTTCGACAAGTTCCTGGCGGAGCGCGCGGCCGCCGCCGAGCAGCTGCCCGATATCAGCGACCGCAGCCCTAGGCACCGGCACATCAACAAGGATGACCAGGACTCTAGGTTCGCGCTCTGA
- the LOC101738722 gene encoding dynein regulatory complex subunit 3, with amino-acid sequence MTEKRSLNSLVIYPDIEPGVIDNAMIIRCILEYGPTEEAGRLFAEEGVHLDEAQVVRLEFQNILRIDHLWMLKSLRKLTLAHNLIEKIENLDQLTGLNELDLSFNKIEKIENLDKLVNLEILTLFHNRIRKLENMELLEKLLVFSIGDNIIEDYKEMAYLRRFRFLRSVSFKGNPCCDDPMAYQFIKSALTRVTYLDYKIVTEAEREDGRALFRGVLRKLDEADEKSENERLAKEDYEARVKFYALSFVEYLSGPELLEAMFEKDPDGSLLLKMGGELNGFFEQYKEQYVETMAGLVEFALEAYNARQYEIKLFKDLVNDALEESVKKSKEIIIEYENKKRPLVNEMQEFINRFTTKQATIEELEPLIVDLGETFNEVLYHLWKSLMTIEMQLYEQCEESRVQFSVNITEMVTKLLEVSRNAFGAWREQEGVWSMRQFEALSKLLGNKLILGDVPPELFEVMMDRDLMMNLVAQSSDNHMRFIDGREDLLMTRANNWRDELVQGTNDNEVKRNRDRILEINYYIDNQREEWTDMQMGLTEIVDPETVALLGDDF; translated from the exons ATGACCGAGAAGAGATCATTGAATAGCCTTGTAATATATCCAGACATCGAGCCTGGTGTCATTGATAATGCGATGATCATACGATGTATACTTGAGTACG GGCCTACTGAAGAAGCAGGAAGACTTTTTGCCGAAGAAGGAGTACATTTGGATGAAGCTCAAGTAGTTCGActtgaatttcaaaatattttaagaatcGATCATCTATGGATGTTGAAATCTTTAAGGAAATTAACTTTAGCTcataatttaatagaaaaaatagaaaatctggATCAACTTACTGGCCTGAATGAACTAGATTTATCGTTTAACAAAATTGAAAAGATTGAAAACTTGGATAAACTCGTAAATTTGGAAATCCTTACGTTGTTTCATAACAGAATCAGGAAACTGGAAAACATGGAATTGCTTGAAAAATTGCTTGTATTTAGTATTGGTGATAATATAATAGAGGATTATAAAGAA ATGGCCTACCTCCGCAGATTCCGTTTTCTTCGTTCAGTGAGCTTCAAGGGAAACCCATGCTGCGACGACCCTATGGCTTATCAGTTTATCAAATCAGCTTTAACCAGAGTTACATATCTTGATTACAAAATCGTCACGGAAGCAGAAAGAGAAGACGGTAGAGCTTTGTTTAG AGGTGTTCTTCGAAAATTAGATGAAGCTGACGAGAAATCGGAAAATGAAAGATTAGCCAAAGAGGACTACGAAGCTAGGGTGAAATTTTATGCGTTATCCTTCGTCGAATACTTAAGCGGGCCGGAACTTCTCGAGGCAATGTTCGAAAAGGACCCTGATGGATCTTTACTTCTGAAGATGGGCGGTGAACTGAATGGATTTTTTGAACA ATATAAAGAACAATACGTGGAAACGATGGCGGGCTTGGTTGAATTCGCTTTAGAAGCCTATAACGCGAGACAGTATGAAATTAAACTATTCAAAGATTTAGTTAATGATGCGCTGGAAGAGAGCGTCAAGAAAAGCAAAGA gatCATTATTGAATACGAAAACAAAAAGAGGCCGCTTGTAAATGAAATGCAAGAATTCATAAACAGGTTCACGACGAAGCAAGCTACCATAGAGGAGCTTGAGCCGTTGATAGTTGACCTCGGCGAGACCTTCAATGAGGTCCTCTACCACCTGTGGAAGAGTCTCATGACCATAGAGATGCAGCTCTACGAGCAGTGTgag GAATCTCGCGTACAATTTTCTGTTAACATAACGGAAATGGTAACGAAACTGTTGGAGGTATCTCGTAACGCATTCGGAGCGTGGCGCGAACAAGAGGGCGTCTGGTCTATGAGACAGTTCGAGGCGCTGTCAAAGCTCCTTGGGAATAAGCTCATCTTGGGAGACGTACCCCCAGAGTTATTTGAG GTGATGATGGATCGAGATTTAATGATGAATTTAGTGGCTCAATCCTCGGATAACCACATGCGTTTTATTGATGGACGCGAGGATTTGCTCATGACCCGTGCCAACAACTGGCGAGATGAACTTGTACAAGGCACTAATGA TAACGAAGTAAAGCGTAATCGAGATCGTATATTAGAGATAAATTACTACATAGACAATCAAAGAGAGGAGTGGACTGATATGCAGATGGGACTTACTGAAATAGTAGACCCGGAGACGGTCGCCTTACTTGGTGATGACTTTTAA
- the LOC101738947 gene encoding TOM1-like protein 2 isoform X2: protein MSFFGVGNPFSTPVGQKIEQATDGALPSENWALNMEICDIINSSTDGPKDAIKAIRKRLTTSAGKNYTVVMYTLTVLETCVKNCGKPFHVLVCNKEFISELVKLIGPKNDPPTVVQDKVLSLIQCWADAFQNQAELQGVGQVYNELRTKGVEFPMTDLDAMAPIFTPQRSVPDGVEQVGSPQRSVLPQNSPSRTTPEQITVTLSDSQTNKLRADLAVVEGNMAVMNDMLNELTARPQATRHDSDVELLNELADTLRAMQSRVAELIARVAADGALTAELLHANDRLHNLLLRHARFLNNRSAAAAGAGPTPSAILGAAMGVPGAAPTSPKKQEDDALIDLSDDVPDIAKLSVTDTQAEKSPSSSKDEFDMFAQSRNITYETSKTGTSSYADNLEDQTTTSLASAASHRATQGQPLPTEIDEREIDEISAWLAQEKAASESVHESVTSSDFDKFLAERAAAAEQLPDISDRSPRHRHINKDDQDSRFAL, encoded by the exons atgtcgTTTTTTGGTGTAGGGAATCCCTTTTCTACGCCGGTGGGTCAAAAAATTG AACAAGCCACAGATGGCGCATTACCATCTGAAAATTGGGCTCTGAACATGGAAATATGCGATATAATAAACAGCAGTACGGACGGACCTAAAGATgccattaaagcaataagaaaaaggtTGACTACAAGCGCTGGGAAGAACTACACAGTGGTGATGTACACGCTGACTGTCCTGGAAACATGCGTAAAAAACTGTGGAAAGCCGTTCCATGTTCTCGTCTGCAATAAGGAATTTATATCAGAGTTG GTAAAATTGATTGGCCCCAAAAATGATCCGCCGACGGTGGTGCAAGACAAAGTATTGAGCCTCATCCAATGTTGGGCCGATGCCTTCCAGAACCAAGCTGAATTACAG GGAGTCGGTCAAGTGTACAACGAGCTTCGCACCAAAGGTGTTGAATTTCCGATGACCGACTTAGACGCCATGGCCCCGATTTTCACGCCACAGCGG AGTGTCCCGGATGGCGTTGAACAAGTTGGTTCCCCTCAGCGCTCCGTCTTGCCGCAGAACTCTCCTAGCAGGACAACTCCGGAACAGATCACT GTGACGCTGAGCGACAGTCAGACCAACAAGCTGCGCGCCGACCTCGCCGTGGTGGAGGGGAACATGGCCGTCATGAACGACATGCTCAACGAGCTCACCGCCCGGCCGCAAGCAACGCGACACGACAGCGACGTCGAGCTTCTGAAC GAGCTAGCGGACACGCTGCGTGCCATGCAGAGCCGCGTCGCCGAGCTCATAGCGCGCGTGGCGGCCGACGGCGCGCTCACCGCCGAGCTGCTGCACGCCAACGACCGCCTGCACAACCTGCTGCTGCGCCACGCGCGCTTCCTCAACAATAG GTCTGCAGCGGCGGCGGGCGCGGGGCCCACTCCGTCCGCCATCCTCGGCGCCGCCATGGGCGTGCCCGGCGCGGCGCCTACGTCAC CAAAGAAACAAGAGGATGACGCCTTGATCGACCTAAGCGACGACGTCCCTGATATTGCGAAGCTGA gcGTAACGGATACTCAAGCAGAAAAGTCTCCGAGCAGCTCGAAGGATGAATTCGACATGTTCGCTCAATCGAGGAACATCACTTATGAAACCTCGAAGACagg TACCAGCAGCTACGCCGATAACTTAGAAGACCAAACCACGACGAGCTTGGCCTCCGCCGCCAGCCACCGAGCCACACAGGGCCAACCTCTG CCGACGGAAATCGATGAGAGGGAGATAGACGAGATATCTGCCTGGCTGGCGCAGGAGAAG GCGGCTTCCGAGAGCGTCCACGAGAGCGTGACCAGTAGCGACTTCGACAAGTTCCTGGCGGAGCGCGCGGCCGCCGCCGAGCAGCTGCCCGATATCAGCGACCGCAGCCCTAGGCACCGGCACATCAACAAGGATGACCAGGACTCTAGGTTCGCGCTCTGA
- the LOC101738499 gene encoding enoyl-CoA delta isomerase 1, mitochondrial — translation MFPLRQVIATVRYTTPAFRSMSASTGPLIDLAVDNDGIATLTMQRPPVNSLNLELLDALGKALDDVSKNKSRGVVLTSSSPTVFSAGLDIMEMYKPDIKRVETFWTTLQEVWLKLFGSNYPTAAAINGHAPAGGCLLSMSCEYRAMVTGKYNIGLNETALGIVAPKWFMDTMCNTISKREAEYALTTARMFNTDEALKVGLIDVLATDKADAVDKCKKFIKKFDKISPIARALTKQKIRAEPLTWLIKNRKQDTDEFLTFVQNPKVQQSLELYIQALKQKSAK, via the exons atGTTTCCTCTTCGCCAAGTAATTGCAACTGTACGCTATACAACTCCAGCATTCCGATCAATGTCAGCAAGTACAGGTCCTTTAATAGACTTGGCAGTTGATAATGACGGTATAGCAACATTAACCATGCAGAGACCTCCGGTAAACAGTCTGAACTTGGAATTGTTAGATGCATTAGGCAAAGCACTTGATGATGTATCTAAAAACAAGTCCAGGGGCGTCGTCTTGACATCG TCATCACCTACAGTATTCTCTGCTGGTCTGGACATTATGGAGATGTACAAACCTGATATAAAAAGAGTTGAAACATTCTGGACAACATTACAAGAAGTCTGGCTTAAATTATTTGGATCCAACTACCCTACTGCTGCTGCAATTAAT GGTCATGCACCTGCTGGTGGATGTCTCCTGTCAATGTCCTGTGAATACAGAGCTATGGTCACAGGGAAATACAACATTGGTTTGAATGAAACAGCATTGGGCATTGTTGCTCCAAAGTGGTTTATGGACACTATGTGTAATACTATATCTAAGAGAGAGGCTGAATATGCACTCACCACAGCTAGAATGTTCAACACTGATGAAGCATTGaag gtgGGACTCATCGACGTTTTAGCTACAGACAAGGCTGATGCGGTTGATAAATGCAAGAAGTTTATAAAGAAATTCGACAAAATCTCGCCTATAGCTCGTGCTTTAACCAAGCAAAAGATCAGGGCAGAACCTTTGACGTGGCTCATCAAGAATCGTAAACAGGACACTGATGAGTTTTTAACTTTTGTACAGAACCCGAAAGTACAACAATCGTTAGAACTTTACATTCAAGCTCTCAAACAGAAATCTGCTAAATAA